A window of Lacibacter sediminis contains these coding sequences:
- a CDS encoding DUF7849 domain-containing protein, with translation MKFFIAYIILLLCSTALFAQTDTAVLVTQKENKVSFKASLPALTQIPGAPKPFYTFLWDFGDGHFSTEENPEHVYAKEGDYEAVLYAVNNYDDGKKPGRKPKKVGVKQVNKSYLAAVSPSEQNFFKANGAFELKYNCMAKPGDTMVLMAGWKNDVAVNGKVYLFINEKQFGQNSFDAAGFRLYNDAAMINDKNAIASVRPFDNLLLTSSGSPASHFREEKKFSGVESKAFLMNTLKGYSNVFAVDIKQATTDAQFMFTNLYVTPGMIKDTNATIIITGLFVPDTGGVYMHQLNIPIVTSHDPNKMNLKHGRLNYRTLKKSKSLSYKIRFQNDGEGPARKIKLAITLPSAMDPQTISIKDMSPYCLPCDSVPTRTGCWELVTSKDSAAFIFNGIYLPGTNQKGVNDKDSTKGFVEFDVKTKKKLDNLPFKGRTAIYFDKNEPVITNFATGKFKPALSPIVMAGYEMNLGASGLSDGVNVGVGIARLAPYKPYIQFELFGKYYQTTTAQQTFQTQGVVVIDGKNYDYRGYRQQLQSRITRIGLVPLHLRYNFNDLLSAGAGVRVDADFAGSVDTSRTYLLSNFNGQVNFPYDLKRNSSVKLFSNAEFLPFVDVQFGKVRLGPQIGTRFYYGGTNKSYLYFYASWRL, from the coding sequence ATGAAATTTTTTATCGCATATATTATCCTGCTGCTTTGCAGCACAGCTTTATTTGCACAAACAGATACAGCTGTACTTGTTACGCAAAAAGAAAACAAAGTTTCTTTTAAGGCGAGCCTGCCAGCACTTACGCAAATACCCGGCGCACCTAAGCCGTTTTATACTTTTTTATGGGATTTTGGTGATGGTCATTTCAGCACCGAAGAAAACCCGGAGCATGTGTATGCAAAGGAAGGCGATTACGAAGCTGTGTTGTATGCCGTTAATAATTATGATGATGGTAAGAAGCCCGGCCGCAAACCAAAGAAGGTAGGAGTGAAGCAGGTGAATAAATCCTATTTAGCTGCAGTGTCGCCATCGGAACAGAATTTCTTTAAAGCAAATGGCGCATTTGAATTGAAATATAACTGCATGGCCAAGCCCGGTGATACCATGGTATTGATGGCTGGCTGGAAAAATGATGTGGCAGTGAATGGGAAAGTCTATCTATTCATCAACGAAAAGCAATTCGGGCAAAACAGTTTTGATGCAGCCGGTTTTCGTTTGTACAACGATGCGGCGATGATCAACGATAAGAATGCCATTGCATCTGTTCGTCCGTTTGATAATTTGCTACTCACGAGCAGTGGAAGTCCTGCCTCGCATTTTAGGGAAGAGAAAAAGTTCAGTGGTGTAGAAAGCAAAGCCTTTTTGATGAATACATTGAAAGGTTACAGCAATGTTTTTGCAGTGGATATAAAACAGGCGACGACTGATGCTCAGTTTATGTTCACCAATCTCTACGTTACACCGGGTATGATCAAGGACACCAATGCAACGATTATCATTACAGGTTTGTTTGTGCCCGATACCGGTGGCGTGTACATGCATCAACTGAATATTCCTATCGTCACCTCGCATGATCCCAACAAAATGAATCTGAAACACGGACGATTGAATTACCGCACGCTCAAGAAAAGTAAATCGCTGAGTTATAAAATACGTTTTCAGAATGATGGCGAAGGTCCGGCACGAAAAATTAAACTGGCCATCACACTTCCATCGGCAATGGATCCGCAAACGATCAGTATCAAAGATATGTCGCCTTATTGTTTACCCTGCGACAGTGTACCCACACGAACAGGTTGTTGGGAGTTGGTTACAAGTAAAGACAGTGCAGCATTTATTTTCAATGGTATTTATTTGCCGGGCACCAATCAAAAAGGCGTGAACGATAAAGACAGTACCAAAGGCTTTGTTGAGTTTGATGTAAAAACAAAAAAGAAATTAGATAACCTTCCCTTCAAAGGAAGAACAGCCATTTATTTTGATAAGAACGAACCGGTGATCACCAATTTTGCTACAGGTAAATTTAAACCTGCACTTTCGCCAATAGTAATGGCAGGTTATGAAATGAATCTTGGCGCAAGTGGTTTAAGTGATGGCGTGAATGTTGGTGTAGGTATTGCAAGGCTTGCGCCTTACAAACCATATATCCAGTTTGAGTTATTCGGAAAGTACTATCAAACTACAACTGCACAACAAACCTTTCAAACGCAGGGTGTGGTAGTGATCGATGGAAAGAATTATGATTACCGTGGCTACAGGCAACAGTTGCAATCACGCATTACCCGTATCGGTTTAGTGCCGTTGCATTTGCGTTATAATTTCAACGATCTGTTGTCAGCCGGTGCAGGTGTGCGTGTTGATGCAGACTTTGCCGGTTCGGTTGATACAAGTCGTACGTATCTGCTCAGCAATTTCAACGGGCAGGTAAATTTCCCTTACGATCTAAAAAGAAACAGTTCAGTAAAACTATTTTCGAATGCAGAGTTTCTTCCGTTTGTAGATGTGCAGTTTGGGAAAGTTAGATTAGGTCCGCAGATAGGTACCCGTTTTTATTATGGCGGAACAAACAAATCTTATCTCTATTTTTATGCATCCTGGCGACTGTAA